A single region of the Thermoleophilia bacterium genome encodes:
- the leuC gene encoding 3-isopropylmalate dehydratase large subunit, with translation MTGTKTMFEKIWEAHEVREELIYIDLHLVHEVTSPQAFEGLRMTGRKLRRPDKTVATADHNVPTDGTPTANMIKDKLSRKQVETLEENAAEFGIPVYSLGSDTQGIVHVIGPELGLTQPGNTIVCGDSHTSTHGAFGALAFGIGTSEVEHVMATQTLVQRRPKTMRINYQGTLSEGVTSKDLILATIGRLGTGGMAGYVVEYAGEAIRDLTMEQRLTVCNMTIEGGGRAGMIAPDEVTYEYMRGKPGVPEDFDAAVEQWKHLPTDEGATFDHEIDIDASAVSPMVTWGTTPGMVVEVTDRVPDPADLPTAGERESAERALQYMGLEAGTPMEEVKPERVFIGSCTNSRISDLREAAGAIKGRKVADTIRAMVVPGSALVKAQAEEEGLDQVFEEAGFEWRGAGCSMCLGMNPDTLFEGERCASTSNRNFEGRQGKGGRTHLVSPTMATAAAIEGHFVDIRNWS, from the coding sequence CATGACCGGTCGCAAGCTGCGCCGGCCGGACAAGACCGTGGCCACCGCCGACCACAACGTGCCGACCGACGGCACGCCGACGGCGAACATGATCAAGGACAAGCTCTCGCGCAAGCAGGTCGAGACCCTGGAAGAGAACGCCGCCGAGTTCGGCATCCCGGTCTACAGCCTCGGCTCCGACACGCAGGGCATCGTCCACGTGATCGGACCGGAGCTCGGCCTGACCCAGCCCGGCAACACGATCGTCTGCGGTGACTCGCACACTTCGACCCACGGCGCCTTCGGCGCACTGGCCTTCGGCATCGGCACCTCCGAGGTCGAGCACGTGATGGCCACGCAGACCCTCGTACAAAGACGCCCGAAGACGATGCGAATCAACTACCAGGGCACCCTGAGCGAAGGGGTTACCTCCAAGGACCTGATCCTGGCCACGATCGGCCGTCTCGGCACCGGTGGCATGGCCGGTTACGTCGTCGAGTACGCCGGCGAGGCGATCCGCGACCTGACCATGGAGCAGCGGCTGACTGTCTGCAACATGACGATCGAAGGTGGCGGCCGGGCCGGCATGATCGCGCCGGACGAAGTCACCTACGAGTACATGCGCGGCAAGCCGGGCGTGCCGGAGGACTTCGACGCAGCGGTGGAGCAGTGGAAGCATCTGCCGACCGACGAAGGCGCGACTTTCGACCACGAAATCGACATCGACGCATCGGCGGTCTCGCCGATGGTCACCTGGGGTACGACCCCGGGCATGGTCGTCGAAGTGACCGACCGGGTTCCCGACCCGGCCGACCTGCCGACAGCCGGAGAGCGCGAGTCGGCCGAACGGGCGCTCCAGTACATGGGCCTTGAGGCCGGCACGCCGATGGAGGAAGTCAAGCCTGAACGTGTCTTCATCGGCTCGTGTACCAACTCGCGGATCTCGGATCTGCGCGAGGCCGCCGGAGCGATCAAGGGGCGCAAGGTCGCCGACACGATCCGGGCGATGGTTGTGCCCGGCTCGGCGCTGGTTAAGGCTCAGGCCGAAGAAGAAGGCCTCGACCAGGTCTTCGAGGAGGCCGGCTTCGAGTGGCGCGGCGCCGGCTGCTCGATGTGCCTCGGCATGAACCCGGACACGCTCTTCGAAGGCGAGCGCTGCGCCTCGACATCGAACCGCAACTTCGAAGGACGGCAGGGCAAGGGCGGGCGCACCCACCTGGTCAGCCCGACCATGGCCACCGCCGCCGCGATCGAAGGCCATTTCGTCGACATCAGGAACTGGAGCTGA
- the leuD gene encoding 3-isopropylmalate dehydratase small subunit has protein sequence MEPINIIEGEISFLDRSDVDTDQIIPKQFLKRVERTGFGEFLFYDWIRDGEIVLHPHPILVSGHNFGSGSSREHAVWALHQFGFKAVIAPSYSDIFYSNCTKNGFLPVALGDHECKAIAAAGECRIDLENQAVTWEGGEARFEIDGEIKRRLLGGLDDIALTLMGEDEIEAFENGPGGSFGPVTTALS, from the coding sequence ATGGAACCGATCAACATCATCGAAGGCGAAATCTCCTTTCTCGACCGGAGCGACGTCGACACCGACCAGATCATCCCCAAGCAGTTCCTGAAGAGGGTGGAGCGCACCGGTTTCGGCGAGTTCCTCTTCTACGACTGGATCCGCGACGGCGAGATCGTGCTGCACCCGCATCCGATCCTGGTCTCGGGCCACAACTTCGGCTCGGGTTCCTCGCGAGAGCACGCGGTCTGGGCGCTGCACCAGTTCGGCTTCAAGGCCGTGATCGCCCCGTCGTACTCGGACATCTTCTATTCCAACTGCACCAAGAACGGCTTTCTTCCGGTCGCGTTGGGAGATCATGAGTGCAAGGCGATCGCAGCTGCCGGCGAATGCCGCATCGACCTCGAGAATCAGGCGGTCACCTGGGAAGGCGGCGAGGCCCGGTTCGAGATCGACGGAGAGATCAAGCGGCGCCTGCTGGGTGGCCTTGACGACATCGCCCTGACCCTGATGGGGGAGGACGAGATCGAAGCATTCGAGAATGGGCCGGGTGGCAGTTTCGGTCCGGTGACCACGGCCCTGTCATGA
- a CDS encoding methyltransferase domain-containing protein: MSSEEGKPADWDATKYARVATPQREWSDAVLARLDLEGIETVMDAGCGCGEVTAHLLEHLPEGKVVAVDGSPSMVEKARENLGDDQVTYLCQDLARLELDEPVDHVFSNATFHWVPDHEKLFSALHRATRPGGMLVAQCGGRGNVAEIISALEQVTREEPYVEHVGEVENPWTFAGPDETEVHLAAAGYVDANCWLEERVAHPGEPQAFFEASTLAPLRQMLPEELFQPFSDRMMEVMGQPDSFNYVRLNIEARRA, translated from the coding sequence ATGAGTTCGGAAGAGGGGAAGCCGGCCGACTGGGACGCGACCAAATACGCACGTGTGGCTACGCCGCAGCGCGAGTGGTCCGACGCAGTACTCGCCCGGCTTGACCTCGAAGGCATCGAGACGGTGATGGACGCCGGCTGCGGCTGCGGCGAAGTGACCGCGCACCTGCTGGAGCACCTGCCCGAGGGCAAGGTCGTCGCCGTCGACGGGTCGCCGTCGATGGTCGAGAAGGCCCGCGAGAACCTGGGCGACGACCAGGTCACGTACCTCTGCCAGGACTTGGCCCGGCTGGAACTCGACGAACCGGTGGACCACGTCTTCTCGAACGCCACCTTCCACTGGGTTCCCGACCACGAGAAGCTCTTCTCGGCGCTCCACCGGGCCACCAGGCCCGGCGGCATGCTGGTCGCGCAGTGCGGCGGCCGCGGCAACGTCGCCGAGATCATCAGTGCGCTGGAGCAGGTGACGCGGGAAGAGCCTTACGTCGAACACGTCGGCGAGGTCGAGAACCCCTGGACCTTCGCCGGGCCCGACGAGACCGAGGTCCACCTGGCCGCCGCCGGCTACGTTGATGCCAACTGCTGGCTCGAGGAGCGTGTCGCGCATCCCGGGGAGCCGCAGGCGTTCTTCGAAGCTTCGACCCTGGCGCCGCTCCGGCAGATGCTGCCGGAAGAGCTGTTCCAGCCATTCAGCGACCGCATGATGGAAGTGATGGGCCAGCCCGACAGCTTCAATTACGTTCGCCTCAACATCGAGGCCCGCCGGGCCTGA
- the leuB gene encoding 3-isopropylmalate dehydrogenase → MSETSHIVVLPGDGIGPEIVGATKQVLNAVGSFEYTEHLIGGVSIDEHGVALTDEVIEACRQSDAVLLGAVGGPKWDEAVAADSSAPRPEQGLLGIRKELGLFANLRPVKPSPALIESSPLKQDRIVGTDLLVVRELTGGIYFGDSGRRDDNGGTAYDECAYSVPEIERITRAAFDAARQRAVGRDAGPRVTSVDKANVLESSRLWRETVKIVANDYADVELDHMLVDNTAMQLVSRPTDFDVIVTENLFGDILSDEAAMLTGSLGMLPSASLGSKNEPGLFEPVHGSAPDIAGQGSANPLATMLSAAMMLRYGLGDGRSADRIEAAVDAVLETGFRTPDIFSGADSESKVGTEEVTAAVLAQLSM, encoded by the coding sequence ATGAGTGAAACCAGCCACATCGTCGTACTGCCCGGAGATGGAATCGGACCCGAAATCGTGGGTGCCACGAAGCAGGTCCTGAACGCGGTCGGCAGCTTCGAATACACCGAGCACCTCATCGGCGGCGTCTCGATCGACGAGCACGGGGTGGCCCTGACCGACGAGGTCATCGAGGCCTGCCGTCAGTCGGACGCGGTTCTGCTGGGTGCGGTCGGCGGTCCGAAGTGGGACGAAGCCGTCGCTGCCGATTCCTCGGCGCCCCGGCCCGAACAGGGCCTGCTAGGCATCCGCAAGGAACTCGGTCTCTTCGCCAACCTGCGTCCGGTCAAGCCGTCACCGGCGCTGATCGAGTCGAGCCCCCTGAAGCAGGACCGGATCGTCGGCACCGACCTGCTGGTAGTGCGCGAGCTGACTGGCGGCATCTACTTCGGTGACAGCGGACGCCGCGACGACAACGGCGGCACCGCGTACGACGAGTGCGCGTATTCCGTGCCCGAGATCGAGCGGATCACGCGGGCGGCCTTCGACGCGGCACGTCAGCGGGCCGTCGGACGCGACGCCGGGCCGCGGGTGACTTCGGTCGACAAGGCAAACGTGCTCGAGAGTTCCCGCCTCTGGCGGGAGACAGTGAAGATCGTGGCCAATGACTATGCCGACGTCGAACTCGACCACATGCTGGTCGACAACACCGCGATGCAGCTGGTTTCCCGGCCGACCGACTTCGACGTGATCGTCACCGAGAACCTCTTCGGCGACATCCTCAGCGACGAGGCGGCGATGTTGACCGGATCGCTGGGCATGCTGCCGTCCGCGAGTCTGGGATCAAAAAATGAGCCGGGCCTGTTCGAGCCGGTTCACGGCTCGGCCCCGGACATCGCCGGCCAGGGCAGCGCCAATCCGCTGGCGACGATGCTTTCGGCAGCGATGATGCTTCGCTACGGGCTCGGCGACGGTAGGTCAGCCGACCGGATCGAGGCGGCCGTCGATGCCGTGCTCGAAACCGGGTTTCGTACGCCGGACATCTTCTCCGGCGCTGACAGCGAAAGCAAGGTCGGTACCGAAGAGGTAACTGCCGCAGTGCTCGCGCAGCTCTCGATGTAA
- a CDS encoding branched-chain amino acid transaminase, whose amino-acid sequence MEKAEFIWHSGKFVPWDEAQVHVLSHGLHYGTGVFEGVRCYDGDQGPAIFRHLDHLKRLDQSARMYYLDLPYSTEEIGEATRELVRKNGLRDCYIRPLAFRGYGEMGLYAKSAPVELIIAAWPWGAYLGEDGKKHGIRAKVSSWRRVSGAGLVPHAKASGQYLNSILAKTESANAGYEEAILLDDRGFVCEGSGENIFVAKDGKVATPPQVASILDGITRKSVMQILEDRGYTCIERDMARSELYTADEVFMCGTAAEIVPVREIDDHPLGEPGEVTRMVQAKFEDAIYGRAPEYSEWLDLVGEPEKTETGTETSKVTS is encoded by the coding sequence GTGGAAAAGGCTGAGTTCATATGGCACAGCGGCAAGTTCGTCCCTTGGGACGAGGCGCAGGTGCACGTGCTCAGCCACGGCCTCCACTACGGAACCGGGGTCTTCGAGGGCGTCCGCTGTTACGACGGCGACCAGGGCCCGGCGATCTTCCGCCACCTCGACCACCTCAAGCGCCTCGACCAGTCGGCGCGCATGTACTACCTCGATCTCCCGTATTCGACGGAAGAGATCGGCGAAGCCACGCGTGAGCTGGTCCGCAAGAACGGACTTCGTGACTGCTACATCAGGCCGCTGGCGTTCCGTGGTTACGGCGAGATGGGCCTTTACGCCAAGTCGGCACCGGTCGAACTGATCATCGCCGCCTGGCCCTGGGGCGCCTACCTCGGCGAGGACGGCAAGAAGCACGGCATCCGCGCCAAGGTCTCTTCCTGGCGCCGCGTCTCCGGTGCCGGCCTGGTGCCGCACGCCAAGGCTTCCGGCCAATACCTGAATTCGATCCTCGCCAAGACGGAATCGGCCAACGCCGGTTACGAAGAGGCGATCCTTCTCGACGACCGCGGCTTCGTCTGCGAGGGCTCGGGCGAGAACATCTTCGTGGCCAAGGACGGCAAGGTGGCAACACCGCCGCAGGTCGCTTCGATCCTCGACGGCATCACTCGCAAGTCGGTCATGCAGATCCTCGAGGATCGCGGCTACACCTGCATCGAACGCGATATGGCCCGTTCAGAGCTCTACACCGCCGATGAAGTCTTCATGTGCGGCACCGCTGCGGAGATTGTTCCGGTCCGCGAGATCGACGACCACCCGCTGGGCGAGCCCGGCGAGGTCACCCGGATGGTCCAGGCCAAGTTCGAGGACGCAATCTACGGCCGGGCGCCCGAATACTCCGAATGGCTCGATCTTGTCGGTGAGCCGGAAAAAACGGAAACCGGGACCGAAACGAGTAAAGTCACTTCTTAA